The Streptomyces sp. V4I8 genome includes the window GTCGCGTCCGACCTTCGCGAGAGGTTCGGCCGCGGCTTGGCCCTGGTCGGCCAGGACAACCTCCGTCGCATCGTGTTGCGCGAGCGAGACCGGCCCGGTGCGGCGAACATCGGTCTGATCGACCTGACGGCCCGCTACGCTCTTGACGCCGGATTCCCCGTCGTGGTCGAAGGCATCCTCTACGCCGACCGCTACGGCGACATGCTCGCCCAGCTGCGCGCCGACCACCGCCGCCCGACCCACGGCTACTACCTGGACGTGCCGTTCGGCGAAACCCTCGCCCGGCATGCCACCAAGCCGATCGCCGAAGAGGTCGACGAGACGCAGTTGCACGACTGGTACCGGCCGCGCGATCTGCTGCCCGGTGGCATCGAGACCGTGATCGGCGCCGACAGTGCTCTGCACGAGACCGTCGACCGCATCATGTTCGACACCGGCCTGGCCCACCTGCCCGCACTGGACCATTGACCGGGGCTGCGGTTGCGACAAATGTTGCGCAGAGCGTTGGTGGGCAGGCCGAGTAGTCGTGCCGTTCGCGGACCCTGAATGCCTGGTCGGGTGCTGGTTGAAGGCATACACGATCTGCAGGTAGGCGGTGCCTTGGTCGTGGGGGCCGGACCGGGATCGGATATTCGGTGTTCTGCCCGCACCATGAGGACACAAGATGGTGCGCATGACTTTGGCCACCCCCATATTGCACACCCCTCGCCTGCGACTGCGCCCCTTCACCGAAGCCGACGCGGACCCCCTGTTCGCGCTGCACAGCAGCGCCTACGTGCTGCGCTACTGGGACTCCCCGCCATGGACCGAACGGGCCCGCGCCGATCGCTTCATCGCGATGTGCCGGAAGATGGAGGATGAAGGGACCGGGGCGCGGGTGGCCATCGACCGTGCTTCTGACGGTGCGTTCGTCGGCTGGTGCGGTCTGACCGGATGGAACCCGGACTACCGCAGCGCGTCATTGGGCTACGTCCTCGACGAGGCGATGTGGGGCCACGGCTACGCGACGGAGGCCGCGCACGCCGTGCTGCAGTGGGCATTCGACACACTGGACCTGAATCGAGTCCAGGCCGAGACCGACACGCGCAACGAGGCATCCGCCCGAGTCCTGGAGAAGATCGGATTCGTGCGTGAAGGGACGTTGCGGGAAGACTGCGTCGTGAACGGCGAGGTATCCGACTCGTGGGTGTTCGGGTTGATCAGGCGAGAGTGGCGGCCGACGGCCGTGCCGATTCCAGCCCGCGAAGATCGGCGTTAGTCCGTTGCTGGTGGAGACCGCGTCCGGGTTGAGTGAGGAAGCCTTGACAGGTGAGGCGTCCTAGGCGGCTGCGGTGACGTTCATGGAGCGTGAAGTGGTAGAACACCGCCGACCAGCCGGCAGATCATGAGGCATAGCGCCACTGACAGCCCGTCCGGTTCTGGTAGAAGATCGCGTTCACGGCGTCCCTGAGATCGCAGTCTCCGGGATCGCCGGTCGCCGACCGTGCGACCCGTCCCCGCTTCCACGCCGTGATCATCGGCTCGATAGCGCATGTCACTAGGGGCGTAGGGGCGTGGTTGGGGGTGCCGAAATCCCCGTTGCGGCTGCCTTCGTCCAGTCCCTGGCCTGAGTTGAAGGAGAAGGAGGGCTGAGGGGATCCGAGGTCGTCGGCCCCGACGCTCTCCTCCCGGTCGACGGCCAGGCGCACGGCGGTCCGTCCGAGTTCCTCGTAGGGGCCGCGGACCGTGGTGAGGGACGGCGTCAGGTCCGTGGCGTAGGGGACGTCGTCGAAGCCGACCACGGAAACGTCACGAGGCACCCGCAGGCCCGCCTCGCGCAGGGCGGCCAGTGCGCCGACGGCGATCGTGTCGGTGCCGGCGTGGACGGCGTGAAGTCCGGGCTGGCGCCCAGGGCGTCCCGCACCCGCCGGTAGCCCGAGGTGCGGGTGTACCGAGCCCCGGAGGTACAACTCCGCCTCGTCCGCCGCGGCGTGGGCGCGCAGAGCGGCCACGCCGCGGCGCTGGTCGGCGCCGCTCAGCCCGGGCTC containing:
- a CDS encoding GNAT family N-acetyltransferase, with protein sequence MTLATPILHTPRLRLRPFTEADADPLFALHSSAYVLRYWDSPPWTERARADRFIAMCRKMEDEGTGARVAIDRASDGAFVGWCGLTGWNPDYRSASLGYVLDEAMWGHGYATEAAHAVLQWAFDTLDLNRVQAETDTRNEASARVLEKIGFVREGTLREDCVVNGEVSDSWVFGLIRREWRPTAVPIPAREDRR
- a CDS encoding substrate-binding domain-containing protein is translated as MEQEATSRGRLSLVCFTHGDVARENDLVQLMREQHAAAVVLVGGVVPADAYYRRMAEYAKALDAAGSRLVLAGRPPLPMGSPATVVEFDNRGGAFRATSHLLAAGYRRILFLGREPGLSGADQRRGVAALRAHAAADEAELYLRGSVHPHLGLPAGAGRPGRQPGLHAVHAGTDTIAVGALAALREAGLRVPRDVSVVGFDDVPYATDLTPSLTTVRGPYEELGRTAVRLAVDREESVGADDLGSPQPSFSFNSGQGLDEGSRNGDFGTPNHAPTPLVTCAIEPMITAWKRGRVARSATGDPGDCDLRDAVNAIFYQNRTGCQWRYAS
- a CDS encoding AAA family ATPase, producing the protein MTAVMVGTKETRLIVLRGNSASGKSSVASDLRERFGRGLALVGQDNLRRIVLRERDRPGAANIGLIDLTARYALDAGFPVVVEGILYADRYGDMLAQLRADHRRPTHGYYLDVPFGETLARHATKPIAEEVDETQLHDWYRPRDLLPGGIETVIGADSALHETVDRIMFDTGLAHLPALDH